A genome region from Gigantopelta aegis isolate Gae_Host chromosome 3, Gae_host_genome, whole genome shotgun sequence includes the following:
- the LOC121369376 gene encoding cell wall protein DAN4-like — MELRLILTVYGFLSLPRIQADELDLHYGESYHLTVCCTHLTGHRARNTNCCLDQEADPWGICSAVCQVERLNLRAPLRNTTLRATIPVKDNEYQVLNVTVQAAVRYINISVEMEWLARPAGKCTQRDLCEFSECVKKDPDNATKCVADLVTLIQFQKDRLLKAAMKPEVTNSIAAAGARTVNFQAADVSTSDPPTVDVTSSTTMSTSVTSHPVLEPTSTTSVFKDFMNTESTSTQDTSSLNSSTTTTTTTTTTLSDLMIETAFEEDEDESSRDLRSAIYSVNFVVGSVFGLIGGAVLTAVIIFLCWVRAGNRSSKRDSKVRCEVVPAHKVQPMANPFYSMSVPDIIGMVSDGQPTLESVYAQIGPVDTLTTQDSDSNTEDVISSSYNTLGYPSTTTATTAACHMYNRLDRFLHEGTCTSKGDSDRPSTDYGTIDREGVQSVLREKDVDGYYHCVDTPRHTAASQSDSCTAVSIVTQPAVPIIAQSAVPTKTETPGGAEEYSRVHIRHQSPQFSDRQSANRTPTSTGHHSSGYTNVPSENPSAAEAGVVQGDSSRGHQHRTGDRTSGVVVRPVLHSTNLCPNSIPRSSVHRIVNPGGETAACYNYNDNNSHCIPQNRVLYFVLEREDDHTDV, encoded by the exons ATGGAGCTTCGTTTAATCCTCACTG tttatggTTTCTTATCTTTGCCACGGATACAAGCTGACGAATT GGACCTACATTACGGAGAATCGTACCACCTGACTGTGTGTTGTACTCACCTGACCGGGCACCGTGCTCGGAACACTAACTGTTGTCTCGATCAAGAGGCGGACccgtg GGGCATCTGTTCCGCCGTCTGTCAGGTAGAACGGTTAAATCTGCGGGCGCCACTAAGAAACACGACTCTCCGAGCTACCATCCCAGTCAAAGACAACGAGTACCAAG ttctGAACGTGACGGTGCAGGCTGCAGTGCGGTACATCAATATATCTGTGGAGATGGAGTGGTTGGCCAGACCTGCTGGCAAATGTACACAGAG AGACCTGTGTGAGTTCAGTGAGTGTGTTAAGAAAGATCCAGACAATGCCACGAAAT GTGTAGCTGATCTAGTCACCCTCATCCAGTTCCAGAAAGATCGTCTGCTGAAGGCGGCCATGAAACCGGAAGTGACAAACTCGATTGCAGCAGCAGGAGCGCGAACTGTCAACTTCCAGGCAGCTGATGTGTCGACAAGTGATCCGCCGACAGTTGACGTTACTTCATCAACAACCATGTCAACATCTGTGACGTCACATCCTGTTTTGGAACCCACAAGTACAACGTCAGTGTTCAAGGATTTCATGAACACAGAATCTACGTCAACTCAAGATACATCATCTTTGAACAGTTCCACgacaacaactacaactactacaacaacactCAGTGACCTCATGATTGAAACAGCTTTTGAAGAAg ACGAAGACGAGTCTAGCCGTGACCTGCGTTCAGCAATTTACTCGGTAAACTTTGTCGTGGGTTCGGTGTTCGGTCTGATCGGCGGAGCTGTGCTTACCGCCGTCATCATCTTCCTGTGCTGGGTCAGAGCGGGAAACAG gAGTTCGAAGCGAGATTCTAAAGTGAGATGTGAAGTGGTTCCAGCACACAAG GTCCAGCCTATGGCGAACCCGTTTTACTCGATGTCTGTTCCTGACATCATCGGAATGGTCTCGGACGGCCAACCGACCCTGGAGTCGGTCTACGCCCAGATCGGTCCAGTAGACACACTCACCACCCAAGACTCAGACAGCAACACCGAGGACGTCATCTCCAGCAGCTACAACACACTGGGCTACCCGTCAACAACGACAGCTACAACAGCAGCGTGCCATATGTATAACCGACTCGACCGTTTCTTGCATGAAGGTACTTGCACTTCAAAGGGAGATTCAGACAGACCGTCCACTGATTATGGCACGATAGACCGGGAAGGAGTTCAGTCTGTGCTGCGGGAGAAGGATGTGGATGGTTACTATCACTGTGTAGATACTCCTCGACACACTGCTGCCAGTCAAAGCGATAGTTGTACAGCTGTTTCCATTGTTACACAACCAGCTGTTCCCATCATTGCACAGTCAGCTGTTCCCACAAAGACAGAGACACCGGGCGGTGCCGAGGAGTATTCTCGCGTTCACATTCGTCACCAGAGTCCACAGTTCTCAGACAGACAGTCAGCTAACAGGACACCCACTTCTACTGGACACCACTCGTCTGGCTATACCAATGTTCCCAGTGAAAACCCAAGTGCTGCTGAAGCTGGCGTTGTTCAGGGAGACTCTTCGCGCGGACATCAACATCGGACTGGAGACAGGACAAGTGGAGTAGTGGTGCGTCCAGTCCTTCATTCCACTAACCTGTGTCCAAACAGTATCCCGCGCAGCTCAGTACACAGAATAGTGAACCCAGGAGGTGAGACTGCAGCATGTTATAACTATAATGACAATAATAGCCACTGCATTCCACAAAACAGAGTGCTGTATTTTGTTCTGGAACGTGAAGATGACCACACAGATGTATGA
- the LOC121369377 gene encoding mucin-5AC-like gives MYSFRRLIQTAVAVVCICVWVTLQTGEAHGDTGHNGLINPFSSNRSTVGVCCKYGGLFSSWFSSCCRKIKDITGVCTRLCHAEPVLYRGRLSNTTMTATLPYTSFLVAEYTLTTHDNEIILRIDIKLGVYNEKNGNRSLLDFLTCLKSSSSLSSQCIHNLVITLQEGTSINYSASHNLTSSQTTTTTSAHSSTPTPGGTATSPHTSTTTTSLNSSTSQRLISTSPTTSLRNVKTSQPLGLKTSTYTTQSRYTETLTTHTGLTLTSSTTSVYAITSTSQARTSTMSTMSSRSKDTSTSQASVPTTLTTSSELTSMSKSSVLTATKSPSSSSTSSVYTSYTNTESEIIPSAEAAARHSPSTRILIGVVVGGVLAGIVLASVIIVLWCILRNKRKPATRTEDSIYNDNTPQKTIPRPVDNPVYNLHSEDLAITWCNPELQVTPTETDTYTEVLGRGNASRPTSDVTSVVNDDDQIYASLRQMATPRLFSFTPRSSTSTTYDTLDHVTRKDLTPLAVRHAYSRLRDEFSQCSDNESRRSGEYDRLKLK, from the exons ATGTATTCCTTTCGACGACTCATACAAACAGCAG TGGCtgttgtgtgtatctgtgtttgGGTGACACTACAGACAGGTGAAGCTCACGGTGATACAGGCCACAATGG actaATTAATCCGTTTTCAAGCAACAGAAGTACCGTGGGGGTATGCTGCAAGTATGGAGGGCTTTTCTCTTCCTGGTTCAGCAGCTGCTGCAGAAAGATAAAGGATATCAC tggtGTGTGTACCCGGCTGTGTCACGCCGAACCTGTGTTGTACAGAGGCCGGTTGAGTAACACGACAATGACGGCTACCTTACCGTACACGT CTTTCCTGGTGGCAGAATATACACTGACTACACACGATAACGAAATCATTCTGAGGATAGACATTAAACTCGGAGTATACAATGAGAAAAACGGTAACAG ATCTCTGTTGGATTTTCTCACCTGCTTAAAAAGTTCCAGTTCCTTATCTTCACAAT gTATTCATAATTTAGTGATTACTTTACAAGAAGGAACAAGTATAAACTATTCAGCATCACATAACCTGACATCATCTCAAACGACGACGACAACGTCAGCGCACTCCTCTACACCAACACCTGGAGGAACAGCAACATCACCTCACACATCAACAACCACAACGTCCTTAAATTCGTCAACCTCACAAAGATTAATATCAACATCACCCACGACGTCGTTACGAAATGTAAAAACATCACAACCACTGGGATTGAAAACATCAACATATACGACGCAGTCACGATATACAGAGACATTAACAACACATACTGGATTGACATTAACGTCATCCACAACATCAGTATATGCGATAACATCAACATCACAAGCAAGAACATCAACAATGTCCACAATGTCATCTCGATCTAAAGACACCTCGACATCACAGGCATCAGTTCCAACAACGTTAACAACGTCATCAGAATTAACAAGCATGTCAAAATCGAGCGTTTTAACAGCAACAAAGTCGCCGTCGTCGTCGTCGACATCCTCAGTGTATACGTCATACACCAACACAGAGAGTGAAATAATCCCAAGCG CCGAGGCGGCGGCCCGCCACTCCCCGTCCACCCGGATTCTGATCGGCGTCGTCGTGGGCGGAGTTCTCGCCGGCATCGTCCTCGCCTCCGTCATCATCGTGCTGTGGTGTATCCTCAGAAACAAACG AAAGCCTGCTACACGAACCGAGGACAGCATCTACAATGATAATACCCCACAAAAG ACGATACCACGCCCAGTCGACAACCCGGTTTATAATTTACACTCTGAAGATTTGGCCATCACTTGGTGTAACCCTGAACTCCAGGTTACACCTACAGAGACTGACACATATACTGAGGTCCTCGGGCGGGGAAACGCGTCACGCCCTACTAGTGACGTCACGTCAGTTGTTAATGATGACGATCAAATATACGCCTCTCTCAGACAGATGGCCACGCCCAGGTTGTTTTCCTTTACTCCGCGAAGCTCAACGTCTACAACGTATGACACACTTGATCACGTGACACGTAAAGACTTAACGCCATTGGCTGTTCGCCACGCCTACAGCAGACTACGAGACGAGTTTAGTCAGTGTAGTGATAATGAAAGCAGGCGGTCAGGGGAGTACGACAGActtaaactgaaataa